The sequence CTGTAACCAAAAAGAGTCCAAACATTGCCAGCTTATTTCTCTTTAACCTAATCCAGCCATCTGCCCATAGGCTTCGCCCCTCTTTTTTCTTTTTGAATTTTATTCCTTTCTCATGTGATATAACCGGTCTTTCTATTTCCACCCATATCCCCCCTTAATCATATTTAATTCTCGGATCAAACAGCGGGTATGTCAAATCAACTAAAAGGTTTACAAAAACAAAACACAGAGCCATAAACAGCACTACACCTCTAATTACTGGAAAATCCCTGTTTACTAAAGCCTCGACACTTAATCTCCCTAAACCTGGCAAAGCAAAGATAGTCTCAGTCAGAACGACACCACTTAATAGGCTTGCAGTTTGACTTCCAATTACTGTTACTACAGGAATCATAGAATTTCTAAGGGCATGTTTTAAAATTACAACTTTTTCTGAAAGCCCTTTAGCTCTTGCCGTCCTTATATAATCCTGTCTTATAATTTCAAGCATACTTGAGCGGGTTAGTCTTGCTATTAAAGCTGCAGGCCTGACACCTAACGTCAATACAGGTAATATAAAATAATACCATTCACCATTTCCGGTTCCAATCCCCGGTATCCAACCCAAAACCACACAAAATAATAAAACCAGAAGTACCCCTACCCAAAAAGTTGGAGCTGAAATACCTAAAAGGGCAATCAACATTGAGCCATAGTCTAAAATAGAATACTGTTTAACCGCAGATATTATACCAACTGTAACTCCCAACAAAACAGCTACTGCCATAGAAGCGAAAGCCAGTTTTGCAGTTATCGGCAGTCTTTCTATTATCGCTTGAGTTACAGGCATGTTATTTCTATAGGACTTTCCTAAATCAAAAACCACCGCTTTACGGAAGAAATTTATATATTGCACTAATATAGGGTCGTCCAAA is a genomic window of Koleobacter methoxysyntrophicus containing:
- a CDS encoding ABC transporter permease — encoded protein: MLTYIIKRLLGAVPVIIGVITVVFILTTIVPGDPARIMMGQRGDPATIERIRKEMGLDDPILVQYINFFRKAVVFDLGKSYRNNMPVTQAIIERLPITAKLAFASMAVAVLLGVTVGIISAVKQYSILDYGSMLIALLGISAPTFWVGVLLVLLFCVVLGWIPGIGTGNGEWYYFILPVLTLGVRPAALIARLTRSSMLEIIRQDYIRTARAKGLSEKVVILKHALRNSMIPVVTVIGSQTASLLSGVVLTETIFALPGLGRLSVEALVNRDFPVIRGVVLFMALCFVFVNLLVDLTYPLFDPRIKYD